In the Trinickia acidisoli genome, GCGCAAGCTCCTTCTCGCGCCGATACGCAAGCCGCAATGCGTGTACGACCGTGGACTTCCCTGTGCCTCGCCCGCCGATCAGCGCATTGAAATAGGGGTTAAACGTCAGAATGGCCGGCTGACGACGCCCCATGAATCGAGCATCGTCGATCTCGATGGATTCGATGAAATGCTCAGGCCTATCGAATGGCGTAAACCCGTCACGATCGTCGCTGCGTCGAATCGACACGCCTTGCTGGCCATCCAACAGCGCCAAGCGTAGACCTTCGACGCTGGGCCTGGACATCTTGACCCACGTATAGCGAGAACCTGGAACCGCCAATCCTTGAAACGTATGGCAATCGCTCCCAACGACCTTGGCAAACGGTAGCTTCAATTCGTCCAACAGCGTTGGCGGTTGACAGGCCTGATCACACCACTCCACAGCGAGGATGCCAGGCTCTTGCACGACCTGCTTCACCGTAGTCGTGTCGAGTCGGCACTTACGCGTCCCTGGCTCCACTTGCAGCAGGCCCTTATCGCAGTCTGCATGCGCGGGTATCGCTACCCCGCCAGCCGCCAGGATCTCTTTGACCACTTTCGCGGCTCCCTCTCGGGTTACGTCATCGCTGTCGCCGCGAGTACCCTCATAGCGCACAACCGCCAACAAGTCGCTGACGGTTTGGCCACTTGCGGACGGGTCAAAGATCGCCAGCAGATGGAAGCCGCCCTGCACGGAAATCTCCACCCCTGGGAAGATATGCAACTCCCGAAAACCTGCTGCAGCAGCGCCCGCATCCGCCTCGCTCTTCATCCACGCGTACGCAAGCTTGAGCTTATCGATCCACTCGCCACTGTTATGGTCTGTCACGGCAACACAATCGATCTCGGCCGCCATGTACTTGAGCAACCACTTTTCCGGCGTGATTTCATCCGGCGTGCCAACAACCTTTTGCCACGCAACGGTGTCTTTGGATGCGGGCGTATGCGTATGGATGTCGAACTTCCACCATCGAGCGCCGGGATATGGCCAGTTCTGGGTCATGAAGGATTCCTCGCTAGGTCGCATGCGAAGTGCCTCCCTTTACCGAGCCACGGTCTTGTCGATCCACTTTCAGTTTGTGAACTCGCGCGTAGTCAAGGACCAAGATTTCGATCATCGAAGCAACAGAGCGCCGCTCCCGCTCGGCGGCCATCCGCAGCAATTGCTTGATATCCGCAGAAGTGCGGATAGAAAGGGTTTCGTCCTTCACGCGTGTCATAGCATCGTCTCGTCAACGAGGTAAGCAAATGTACTGCCTTTTGCGCCCTTTTTCCAGTATGAAGCGCCGTGACAACCGTCCCCCCTCCGCCTCGGCTGAGGTTAGCGGCCTCGACGTGATTGTCAGGCACGTCAGGCGTCTGAAAATCGCCGTCGCTTCAGGCGCTGTCGAGACCGACTTCTGCGGCGGCATGGTGCGTGACAATCCCGAAATCAATCGGTTTGTCGCCGCTGCAACCGCACTCGGCCGCGCCGGCGTGCCGGACGACATCGAGCCGATTATTGCGGCCCTGCTCTCCGATGACAACCGCTGGGTCAATGCCCAGCGTATCGAGGTATCGGGTGGGCTGGTCACCTAAGGAGTCCTAACCTTCGCCGATAGAAATTTCTTCCGATAGGCGGCGGGCAGCAAACCGACTCGCTGCTGAAACAGTCGCCGAAAGGAATTGCTGTCTTCGTAGCCCACTTGGAACGTGATGCTGTCGAAGCTCATGCGAGTCGATTCGAGCAACTGCTTGGCCCGCTCCAATCGAAGCGTCTATTCGAGGCCCCTCGAGGCGCTCGTGGCCGAGCATTGTTCGGCAAGCAGCAAGGTAACGTGCATGGCGTGGCGGTTTGCAGTTGTCGCATGATATGCGTGATTTCTACATCTACCTTACAGGAATCGTTCTCGGCATCTCCTACAGGACAGCGCGCGCCGACGCGCCGCCCTGTATGTCCGATCCCTCCTGCGCTATGCGCGATGTCCCGAGATCGGTCCCGCCTCGCCTGTCAGGTTCAGGATACGGTCGACCCAAGAAAGAAACGTCGACAACGTGAAATCCGAAGATCGGTCGGTGCGGAACGCCTTCATCACCGGTGTATCGGCCGGGTCCTGCTGATTGAGCAAATCGGCGACGAACGTGCCGACGTCCGCATTGATGCCGTTCTCATGGACACGCGATCCCGTGAAACTGACTACGGTGACCTGGTGGTTGTGCATGAAATCGTTGCGCGCCCAAGGCATGAAGTAGCCGAAGTTCGGCAACGGATTGAGCGTGCGTTTCAGCAGATCCAATTCCTGCCCGAACATCGCCATCGAGAGCGCATCCTTGCTCCCATCGTCGGGCGTGGCGATCACCGCGGGCGTGAACGCGCGATAGTGATAGGCGGCGATGATCTCGTCGCGCTGATACGTCGTGTACCCGAATCGATCGTGGGGGAACGTTTGCGACAACGCCGCATACGCGCTGCCCATATTGTTCGGATCGAAGTATGGCGACAGCTTGCTGTTGATCGTGATCATGCCGTCCGGTCCCGTCATACCCCATTCCGTCTTCACCCTGTCGTAGAGCCCGACGGAGGGATGCGTCGAAGGATCGGCGCCGA is a window encoding:
- a CDS encoding helix-turn-helix domain-containing protein; this encodes MERAKQLLESTRMSFDSITFQVGYEDSNSFRRLFQQRVGLLPAAYRKKFLSAKVRTP